A genomic window from Silene latifolia isolate original U9 population chromosome Y, ASM4854445v1, whole genome shotgun sequence includes:
- the LOC141633750 gene encoding uncharacterized protein LOC141633750 isoform X2 — translation MSMMDEPLYPIAVLIGELKNDDIQLRLNSIRRVSTIARALGEERTRKELIPFLSENNDDDDEVLLAMAEELGVFLPYVGGVEHAHVLLPPLETLCTVEETCVRDKAVESLCRIGSQMKENDLVDYYIPLVKRLSAGEWFTARVSSCGLFHIAYPSAPDALKTELRSIYNQLCQDDMPMVRRSAATNLGKFAATVEPSHLKTDVMGMFEDLTQDDQDSVRLLAVEGCAALGKLLEPQDCVAHVLPVIVNFSQDKSWRVRYMVANQLYELCDAVGPEPTRADLVPAYVRLLRDNEAEVRIAAAGKVTKFCRILSPELAIQHILPCVKDLSSDSSQHVRSALASVIMGMAPILGKDATIEQLLPIFLSLLKDEFPDVRLNIISKLDQVNQVIGIDLLSQSLLPAIVELAEDRHWRVRLAIIEYIPLLGSQLGVGFFDDKLGAVCMQWLQDKVYSIRDAAANNVKRLAEEFGPEWAMQHIVPQVVKKTIRPCLVELGEDHDVDVRFFANQALQSIDNVMMS, via the exons ATGTCTATGATGGACGAGCCGTTGTATCCTATCGCGGTGTTGATAGGTGAGCTAAAGAATGATGATATACAGCTGCGGCTAAATTCTATTAGAAGAGTATCTACGATTGCCCGTGCTCTTGGAGAAGAGAGAACGCGGAAGGAATTGATCCCGTTTTTGAGCGagaacaatgatgatgatgatgaggttcTACTTGCAATGGCCGAGGAGTTGGGTGTATTTCTACCTTATGTCGGGGGTGTTGAACACGCCCATGTTTTGCTTCCACCCCTTGAAACCCTTTGCACTGTAGAAGAAACGTGTGTTAGGGACAAAGCAGTTGAGTCGTTGTGCAGGATTGGATCACAGATGAAGGAGAATGATTTGGTTGATTATTATATCCCTCTAGTGAAG AGACTGTCAGCTGGGGAATGGTTTACTGCTCGAGTATCTTCGTGTGGGCTTTTTCACATTGCTTATCCAAGTGCGCCAGACGCTTTGAAGACAGAGCTGAGATCAATTTATAACCAATTGTGTCAAGATGACATGCCAATGGTGAGACGATCTGCTGCCACAAATTTAGGGAAGTTTGCTGCAACTGTTGAGCCTAGTCATTTGAAGACTGATGTGATGGGAATGTTTGAAGACTTGACACAAGATG ATCAGGACTCTGTGAGGTTATTAGCTGTTGAGGGTTGTGCTGCCCTTGGGAAACTGTTGGAGCCACAGGATTGTGTTGCACATGTACTTCctgttattgttaatttctctcag GACAAGTCATGGCGTGTGCGGTATATGGTTGCCAACCAGTTGTATGAGCTCTGTGACGCAGTTGGCCCTGAGCCTACTAG GGCGGATCTAGTTCCTGCATATGTGCGATTGCTTAGAGATAATGAAGCTGAAGTACGTATTGCAGCTGCTGGTAAAGTTACTAAgttttgtcgaattttgagtcCAGAGCTGGCAATCCAACATATTCTGCCTTGTGTGAAG GACTTATCCTCTGACTCTTCTCAGCATGTTCGCTCCGCTTTGGCATCCGTGATCATGGGAATGGCTCCTATTTTAGGAAAG GATGCTACAATCGAGCAACTCCTTCCGATTTTTCTTTCCCTCCTCAAGGACGAGTTTCCCGATGTTCGCCTTAATATAATCAGCAAACTTGATCAAGTTAATCAG GTTATTGGCATTGATCTGCTTTCTCAATCCCTCTTGCCTGCCATTGTGGAGCTTGCTGAGGATAGACATTGGAGAGTGCGTCTTGCAATAATAGAGTACATTCCACTACTTGGAAGCCAACTAGGTGTTGGATTTTTTGACGATAAACTTGGTGCAGTGTGCATGCAATGGTTACAGGATAAG GTTTACTCTATCCGTGATGCTGCTGCTAATAATGTGAAGCGATTGGCAGAGGAGTTTGGTCCAGAGTGGGCCATGCAGCACATAGTTCCTCAG GTGGTGAAGAAAACTATCCGTCCTTGTTTAGTCGAGCTAGGTGAGGATCATGATGTTGATGTTCGTTTTTTCGCGAACCAAGCCCTCCAATCAATTGATAATGTGATGATGTCTTAG
- the LOC141633750 gene encoding uncharacterized protein LOC141633750 isoform X1, producing the protein MSMMDEPLYPIAVLIGELKNDDIQLRLNSIRRVSTIARALGEERTRKELIPFLSENNDDDDEVLLAMAEELGVFLPYVGGVEHAHVLLPPLETLCTVEETCVRDKAVESLCRIGSQMKENDLVDYYIPLVKRLSAGEWFTARVSSCGLFHIAYPSAPDALKTELRSIYNQLCQDDMPMVRRSAATNLGKFAATVEPSHLKTDVMGMFEDLTQDDQDSVRLLAVEGCAALGKLLEPQDCVAHVLPVIVNFSQDKSWRVRYMVANQLYELCDAVGPEPTRADLVPAYVRLLRDNEAEVRIAAAGKVTKFCRILSPELAIQHILPCVKDLSSDSSQHVRSALASVIMGMAPILGKDATIEQLLPIFLSLLKDEFPDVRLNIISKLDQVNQVIGIDLLSQSLLPAIVELAEDRHWRVRLAIIEYIPLLGSQLGVGFFDDKLGAVCMQWLQDKVYSIRDAAANNVKRLAEEFGPEWAMQHIVPQVLEMMNNPHYLYRMTILHAISLLAPVLGSEITCSKLLPVLVNASKDRVPNIKFNVAKVLQSIIPIVGQTVVKKTIRPCLVELGEDHDVDVRFFANQALQSIDNVMMS; encoded by the exons ATGTCTATGATGGACGAGCCGTTGTATCCTATCGCGGTGTTGATAGGTGAGCTAAAGAATGATGATATACAGCTGCGGCTAAATTCTATTAGAAGAGTATCTACGATTGCCCGTGCTCTTGGAGAAGAGAGAACGCGGAAGGAATTGATCCCGTTTTTGAGCGagaacaatgatgatgatgatgaggttcTACTTGCAATGGCCGAGGAGTTGGGTGTATTTCTACCTTATGTCGGGGGTGTTGAACACGCCCATGTTTTGCTTCCACCCCTTGAAACCCTTTGCACTGTAGAAGAAACGTGTGTTAGGGACAAAGCAGTTGAGTCGTTGTGCAGGATTGGATCACAGATGAAGGAGAATGATTTGGTTGATTATTATATCCCTCTAGTGAAG AGACTGTCAGCTGGGGAATGGTTTACTGCTCGAGTATCTTCGTGTGGGCTTTTTCACATTGCTTATCCAAGTGCGCCAGACGCTTTGAAGACAGAGCTGAGATCAATTTATAACCAATTGTGTCAAGATGACATGCCAATGGTGAGACGATCTGCTGCCACAAATTTAGGGAAGTTTGCTGCAACTGTTGAGCCTAGTCATTTGAAGACTGATGTGATGGGAATGTTTGAAGACTTGACACAAGATG ATCAGGACTCTGTGAGGTTATTAGCTGTTGAGGGTTGTGCTGCCCTTGGGAAACTGTTGGAGCCACAGGATTGTGTTGCACATGTACTTCctgttattgttaatttctctcag GACAAGTCATGGCGTGTGCGGTATATGGTTGCCAACCAGTTGTATGAGCTCTGTGACGCAGTTGGCCCTGAGCCTACTAG GGCGGATCTAGTTCCTGCATATGTGCGATTGCTTAGAGATAATGAAGCTGAAGTACGTATTGCAGCTGCTGGTAAAGTTACTAAgttttgtcgaattttgagtcCAGAGCTGGCAATCCAACATATTCTGCCTTGTGTGAAG GACTTATCCTCTGACTCTTCTCAGCATGTTCGCTCCGCTTTGGCATCCGTGATCATGGGAATGGCTCCTATTTTAGGAAAG GATGCTACAATCGAGCAACTCCTTCCGATTTTTCTTTCCCTCCTCAAGGACGAGTTTCCCGATGTTCGCCTTAATATAATCAGCAAACTTGATCAAGTTAATCAG GTTATTGGCATTGATCTGCTTTCTCAATCCCTCTTGCCTGCCATTGTGGAGCTTGCTGAGGATAGACATTGGAGAGTGCGTCTTGCAATAATAGAGTACATTCCACTACTTGGAAGCCAACTAGGTGTTGGATTTTTTGACGATAAACTTGGTGCAGTGTGCATGCAATGGTTACAGGATAAG GTTTACTCTATCCGTGATGCTGCTGCTAATAATGTGAAGCGATTGGCAGAGGAGTTTGGTCCAGAGTGGGCCATGCAGCACATAGTTCCTCAG GTATTAGAGATGATGAATAATCCACATTATCTGTACCGAATGACCATCTTGCATGCAATTTCTCTACTTGCTCCCGTCTTGGGTTCAGAAATTACATGCTCAAAACTGTTACCGGTTCTCGTGAATGCCTCAAAGGACAG GGTTCCCAACATCAAGTTCAATGTTGCCAAGGTGCTTCAGTCAATTATACCCATTGTTGGTCAGACT GTGGTGAAGAAAACTATCCGTCCTTGTTTAGTCGAGCTAGGTGAGGATCATGATGTTGATGTTCGTTTTTTCGCGAACCAAGCCCTCCAATCAATTGATAATGTGATGATGTCTTAG